One genomic window of Ilyobacter polytropus DSM 2926 includes the following:
- the ftsH gene encoding ATP-dependent zinc metalloprotease FtsH gives MSENRNQGDDMEKKNGFEENQDNLDNEKLKNGKEEENKGKQEEKEDDGVYNELEERKKELKAKLKYGMRGRGSRGNDDNQNPEGGNGKNPKPGKFNFKSIVMLLFIVTIFMSIPSLMTDTSQTGSEEVTYTEFLDLSRSGAFQSVEEKEGYVYAVKKDSDEKVNARMISDRLVQDENLVKALEEGTTTIKSVEPEGVPFLVNVFISWFPMLLLIGIWIFMLNKMNKGSGGGPQIFNMGKSKAKENGEQISNITFKDVAGIEEAKVELEEVVHFLKEPETFKRMGAKIPKGVLLLGAPGTGKTLLAKAVAGEAGVPFFSISGSEFVEMFVGVGASRVRDLFNKARKNAPCIIFIDEIDAVGRKRGAGQGGGNDEREQTLNQLLVEMDGFNSEETIIVLAATNRPEILDKALMRPGRFDRQVVVDRPDITGREAILKVHVKGKKLSEDVDLHTIARKTPGFVGADLANMLNEAAILAARSGRETITMEDLEEAAEKVSIGPERKSRVIVEKEKLIVAYHEIGHALVQWVLPYTEPVHKVTTIPRGMAALGYTMTLPTEDRYLKSKNEYLSEIRTLLGGRASEEVVFGDITTGASNDIERATAIAHAMVTKFGMSEKFGPILLDNTNDGDLFMQKHYSETTGKEVDDEVRTLITEAYEDSKKILRDNYEKLEKVTRALLDRETISGIELDILMKGGELEPLKSELPKEEEPQEEIKTQEDATNEHITEDNEENKNSESDNS, from the coding sequence GTGAGTGAGAACAGAAATCAAGGTGATGATATGGAAAAGAAAAATGGTTTTGAAGAAAACCAAGATAATTTAGACAATGAAAAATTAAAAAATGGAAAAGAAGAAGAAAACAAAGGAAAACAAGAGGAAAAAGAGGACGACGGTGTCTATAATGAGCTAGAAGAAAGAAAGAAAGAACTAAAGGCAAAACTTAAATATGGGATGAGAGGAAGAGGATCTCGAGGGAATGATGATAATCAAAATCCCGAGGGAGGCAATGGAAAAAATCCCAAGCCTGGTAAGTTCAATTTCAAAAGCATAGTTATGCTTTTATTTATAGTGACAATTTTTATGTCGATACCTTCACTTATGACAGATACATCACAGACTGGAAGCGAAGAAGTTACTTATACAGAATTTCTAGATTTGTCTAGAAGTGGAGCTTTTCAATCTGTCGAGGAGAAAGAGGGATATGTTTATGCTGTAAAAAAAGACAGCGATGAAAAGGTAAATGCCAGAATGATATCTGACAGACTTGTTCAGGATGAAAATCTTGTAAAAGCTCTTGAAGAGGGGACTACAACTATAAAGTCAGTAGAGCCTGAAGGAGTACCTTTTCTTGTAAATGTATTTATATCATGGTTCCCTATGCTTCTTCTTATAGGTATATGGATATTTATGCTTAATAAGATGAATAAAGGTAGCGGAGGAGGACCTCAGATATTTAATATGGGGAAATCCAAGGCAAAGGAAAACGGAGAACAGATCTCTAATATCACATTTAAGGATGTGGCAGGTATAGAGGAAGCTAAGGTAGAACTAGAAGAGGTTGTTCACTTTTTAAAAGAACCTGAGACATTCAAAAGAATGGGTGCCAAGATTCCAAAAGGAGTCCTTTTATTAGGAGCTCCTGGAACGGGAAAAACCCTTCTTGCAAAAGCAGTAGCTGGGGAAGCGGGAGTACCATTTTTCAGCATATCAGGATCAGAGTTTGTGGAGATGTTTGTAGGGGTAGGTGCTTCTAGAGTAAGGGACCTATTCAATAAAGCTAGAAAAAATGCTCCTTGTATAATATTCATAGATGAGATTGACGCTGTGGGAAGAAAAAGAGGAGCCGGCCAAGGTGGAGGAAATGACGAGAGAGAACAGACTCTAAATCAACTTCTTGTGGAAATGGACGGATTTAACAGTGAAGAAACAATCATTGTCTTAGCTGCGACAAACAGACCGGAGATATTAGATAAAGCTCTTATGAGACCGGGAAGATTTGATAGACAAGTTGTAGTTGATAGACCAGATATAACAGGTAGAGAGGCTATATTAAAAGTACATGTAAAAGGTAAAAAACTCTCGGAAGATGTGGACCTTCATACTATAGCTAGAAAGACTCCAGGTTTTGTAGGAGCTGATTTGGCAAATATGCTGAATGAGGCAGCTATATTGGCGGCTCGTTCTGGTAGGGAAACAATTACTATGGAAGATTTAGAAGAAGCTGCAGAAAAAGTTTCTATAGGTCCAGAGAGAAAATCTAGGGTAATAGTTGAAAAAGAGAAGCTTATTGTAGCTTATCATGAAATAGGCCATGCTTTGGTTCAGTGGGTTCTTCCATATACAGAGCCTGTACATAAAGTAACAACAATACCTAGAGGGATGGCTGCACTGGGTTATACTATGACCCTTCCAACAGAGGACAGATATCTAAAATCTAAAAATGAATACCTTTCTGAAATTAGAACCCTTTTAGGAGGAAGAGCTTCAGAAGAAGTCGTTTTTGGAGATATAACTACGGGAGCTAGTAACGACATAGAAAGAGCTACAGCGATAGCCCATGCTATGGTAACCAAATTCGGAATGAGTGAAAAATTTGGACCGATATTACTAGACAATACCAATGACGGGGATCTCTTCATGCAAAAGCACTATAGTGAGACTACTGGAAAAGAGGTAGACGATGAGGTCAGAACTCTTATAACAGAAGCTTATGAGGATTCAAAGAAAATACTAAGAGATAACTATGAGAAACTTGAAAAAGTTACTAGAGCTCTCTTAGACAGGGAAACAATATCAGGTATAGAGCTGGATATTCTTATGAAAGGTGGAGAGTTAGAACCTTTAAAGTCAGAACTTCCAAAAGAAGAAGAACCTCAAGAGGAAATTAAAACTCAAGAGGATGCAACTAATGAGCATATAACAGAAGATAATGAAGAAAATAAAAATTCTGAATCAGATAACTCATAG
- the rpsO gene encoding 30S ribosomal protein S15, translated as MKSKAELVKEFGKFEGDTGSTEVQVAILTERINHLTDHLKTHKKDHHSRLGLLKMVGKRRRLLNYMMKKDLDGYRALIAKLGIRK; from the coding sequence ATGAAAAGTAAAGCAGAATTAGTAAAAGAGTTTGGAAAATTCGAAGGGGACACAGGATCTACAGAGGTTCAAGTAGCTATCTTAACTGAGAGAATCAACCACTTAACTGATCACTTAAAAACACACAAGAAAGACCACCATTCAAGATTAGGTCTTCTAAAAATGGTAGGAAAAAGAAGAAGACTTCTTAACTACATGATGAAGAAAGATCTTGACGGTTACAGAGCTCTTATTGCAAAATTAGGAATAAGAAAATAA
- a CDS encoding SpoIID/LytB domain-containing protein, whose product MMRKIIMLFTIVFLKTVSFSFGSFVQEDLRVALNKFSGKKVFFKAQKGSLFVEIGDGLEKVTIEVPEDQVKTVTMNNSYLSFEGEKSNIIRVYQGEFDSVFSISRNGENFSPYRGDLELIIYEKQIMPVNSVQSEEYLYSVVPSEIGSYFPEEAIKAQILAARTYLYHNIQNYKYKEFDLMDNVNSQMYLGMERENSKINKLVDNTVGEIIVFGGKPINALYHSTSGGITANNEDVWGGNPVPYLRSRDDRNNEEKSPRKKWTTSITKAELSKSAGFAVKKIKVLSMNNGRVITLRLIGKDKKTVTGNEFRRMVGYNKIYSTQFKIKDAGENFVFFGKGSGHGVGMSQYGAYGLAVKGKKYREIIFYYYTGVEIKTLKNG is encoded by the coding sequence ATGATGAGAAAAATAATCATGTTGTTTACAATCGTATTTTTAAAAACTGTTAGTTTTTCTTTTGGAAGTTTTGTACAAGAGGATCTGAGGGTAGCTCTCAACAAATTTTCCGGAAAAAAGGTTTTTTTTAAGGCCCAGAAAGGTTCCCTTTTTGTAGAGATCGGTGATGGTTTAGAAAAGGTTACTATTGAAGTTCCTGAGGATCAGGTAAAGACTGTGACCATGAATAATAGTTATCTCTCTTTTGAAGGAGAAAAATCAAATATTATAAGGGTTTATCAGGGAGAGTTTGACTCTGTTTTTTCAATAAGCAGAAATGGAGAAAACTTTAGTCCTTATAGGGGAGATTTAGAACTTATAATTTATGAAAAACAGATAATGCCTGTAAACAGTGTACAGTCAGAGGAATATCTTTATTCTGTTGTACCTTCTGAAATAGGAAGTTATTTCCCGGAGGAAGCTATAAAAGCACAGATTTTGGCTGCTAGAACTTATCTTTATCACAATATTCAAAATTACAAATATAAAGAATTTGACCTAATGGACAATGTTAATTCTCAGATGTATCTGGGTATGGAAAGGGAAAATTCTAAAATAAATAAACTGGTAGATAACACCGTAGGAGAGATAATAGTGTTTGGGGGTAAACCTATAAATGCATTGTATCATTCTACCAGTGGTGGAATTACTGCTAATAATGAGGATGTCTGGGGTGGAAATCCAGTGCCTTATCTGAGAAGCAGAGATGACAGAAATAACGAGGAGAAATCCCCTAGGAAAAAATGGACCACATCAATAACTAAAGCTGAACTTTCTAAAAGTGCAGGATTTGCTGTGAAAAAAATAAAAGTTCTTTCCATGAATAATGGAAGGGTAATAACATTGAGACTTATAGGAAAAGACAAAAAAACTGTCACTGGTAATGAATTCAGGAGAATGGTAGGCTATAATAAAATATACAGTACACAGTTTAAGATAAAAGATGCCGGAGAAAATTTTGTCTTTTTTGGAAAAGGCTCTGGGCACGGTGTAGGTATGAGTCAGTACGGAGCTTACGGTCTTGCTGTAAAGGGCAAAAAATATAGAGAAATAATATTTTACTATTACACCGGAGTGGAAATAAAAACGTTGAAAAATGGTTAA
- the tilS gene encoding tRNA lysidine(34) synthetase TilS codes for MEVIERVREFVLRNDLVGSGEKILLGFSGGPDSVFLFEALLDLKEEFKLEIAIAHINHLLRGDESDGDEEFCRQLAEKNGIKYYVKKADIKKYSRQHGIGEEEAGRSIRYDFFYKISKEWGADKVALAHNKDDQVETFLFRMMRGTSLEGLEGIPVRRDIFIRPLSEVYKKDILGYLDSNKIEYRIDSSNLENTYTRNSIRLDLIPFIEDKYNANFKEKIFSLIEEIKEANKLLKVNISDYIENEKLDLKKLEELHEYQKRKVINEFLKKYKIEITREKLENILDILKKGGSKKLSLGKNIVLKKEYDKISVKSKETDSNVLKDVLLKIPGEVKYGNYRIKAFRDINNSVGKNEFCTNLQEGMELLIRKRKSGDRIQPVGMNSSKKIKDIFINEKIPKEAREVIPILVLNDEIVWIASVRGNEKFKSVKSEKIIVKLSVEEDNFSE; via the coding sequence ATGGAAGTTATAGAAAGAGTCCGAGAATTTGTCCTCAGAAACGACCTTGTTGGAAGTGGAGAAAAGATTCTACTTGGATTTTCAGGAGGTCCAGATTCTGTATTCCTTTTTGAGGCTTTGCTTGATCTTAAAGAGGAATTCAAGTTAGAGATTGCCATAGCTCATATAAATCACCTTTTAAGGGGTGATGAGTCAGATGGTGATGAGGAATTTTGTAGACAACTGGCTGAAAAGAATGGGATTAAATATTATGTAAAAAAGGCGGACATAAAAAAATATTCACGTCAGCATGGTATTGGAGAGGAAGAGGCTGGAAGGTCTATACGATATGATTTTTTTTATAAAATTTCAAAAGAGTGGGGTGCTGATAAAGTTGCCCTTGCACATAACAAAGATGACCAGGTAGAGACTTTTCTTTTTAGAATGATGAGGGGAACCTCCCTTGAAGGTTTAGAAGGGATTCCTGTGAGACGTGATATTTTTATACGTCCCTTATCCGAAGTGTATAAAAAGGATATTTTGGGATATTTGGACAGTAATAAAATAGAGTATAGAATCGATTCAAGTAATCTTGAAAATACCTATACCAGAAACAGCATACGACTTGATCTCATACCCTTTATAGAAGATAAATATAATGCCAATTTTAAGGAGAAAATTTTTTCACTTATAGAGGAGATAAAAGAGGCCAATAAATTATTGAAAGTAAATATTTCAGATTATATAGAAAATGAAAAATTGGATTTGAAAAAGCTAGAAGAACTTCATGAATACCAAAAAAGAAAAGTAATAAATGAGTTTTTAAAAAAATATAAAATAGAGATCACAAGAGAAAAACTGGAAAATATACTAGATATATTGAAAAAGGGCGGAAGTAAAAAGTTGTCCTTAGGTAAAAATATAGTACTTAAAAAGGAATATGATAAAATTTCAGTAAAATCAAAAGAAACTGATTCAAATGTTTTAAAAGATGTACTCTTGAAAATACCCGGAGAAGTAAAATATGGAAATTACAGGATAAAAGCCTTCAGAGATATAAATAATTCTGTTGGAAAAAATGAATTTTGTACGAATCTTCAAGAGGGTATGGAACTGTTGATCCGAAAAAGAAAATCCGGAGACAGAATACAACCAGTGGGAATGAATTCTTCAAAAAAAATAAAGGATATTTTTATTAATGAGAAAATCCCCAAGGAAGCAAGAGAAGTTATTCCAATTTTAGTATTAAATGATGAAATAGTATGGATAGCATCTGTAAGGGGAAATGAAAAATTCAAATCAGTTAAATCAGAGAAAATAATTGTAAAATTATCTGTAGAGGAGGACAACTTTAGTGAGTGA